The nucleotide window GTCATGGGGCATCAGCGGCGGGTGCTCCATCTCATGCGCAATAACGGGGTGATCACTGCCGAGGAATACCAGGCCGCACTGGAGGCAGCGGTCGAGTTGAATCCTGAGGGGCAACAGGCCCTCAGGCGCGGCCTGGCTGGGGGTGGGGACTGTTTCAAGGACGTGCTGCTGCGCTACCTGCGGAGGCGTCTCGGAGAGGGGAGGCTTCTGTCGGGCCAACCCCTTTTGCTCACGCTCGACTTAGAGGCGCAGAGGGTCCTTTCCTCGCGCACAGGGGGCGAAGGGCCGCTCCTTGTGCTGGCCAGGCGAGAGGGCAGGGTCTTAGCCGTCGCCTGTGCAGATTCTGCCCGGGCGCAAGCCGTCATGGCGGCTGCAGAAGAGAGCGGGCTCGAGACCGCGGCAGGTGTTGATTCGTCTGCAGCGTCCGAGCTGGACCCACTGCACGACTGTGTGCTCCAGGTCATCAGCCCGGAGGACTTGTTCCATGAAGAGTTGCTCTTGCCGTCTCCTGGGGCGCGCCGATGAGCCAGGCAGACGGTGGAAATCCCAGCCCGGCGCCGCGGTCGCGAATCTGGCCCTGGTCGCTTTGGCCTGCACGCTGACGTTTGCGGCGTGCTCCTCGGCGCGGCACCTGCACGCAAAGGCGGATCATCAGGCGCGCCTGGAGACGTTTCACCGCGCCGTCGGCAACATGATGCTAATGGGCGACTACATGGGGGCCTTCGCACTCCTGCAAGAGATGCTCTTTCAGGACAGCACGTTCATCTATCTCGACGACTACCAGCTGCTGTACCAGTGCGGTGTGCGGACCGGATTGGTCAACACTGCCTGCACTGCGTTGCATTTTGGCCGGTGGCGCGCGACTGGTGTGAGGGACCGGGCAAAGCGGGACGCCACGCTGAGCGCCTTCGATGGCTGGCTGACTATGCTACGTCACCGCTGGGCTGCCGGCGAGCTGACGGTGGTGGATGCGGAGATGGGGGCGCTGCT belongs to candidate division KSB1 bacterium and includes:
- a CDS encoding energy transducer TonB, which codes for MKSCSCRLLGRADEPGRRWKSQPGAAVANLALVALACTLTFAACSSARHLHAKADHQARLETFHRAVGNMMLMGDYMGAFALLQEMLFQDSTFIYLDDYQLLYQCGVRTGLVNTACTALHFGRWRATGVRDRAKRDATLSAFDGWLTMLRHRWAAGELTVVDAEMGALLKEDNRVFPCVPVGGVAAIRRRMKLTRGAQSWSGTVGVEATVDAKGRVVDCRVVAPLEPLIDQAVVEAVYRSPFFPAFVQGVPAGTTVLVQVAGERR